One window of Labrys wisconsinensis genomic DNA carries:
- a CDS encoding type II toxin-antitoxin system Phd/YefM family antitoxin: MREVGAFEAKNTLGSLLDLVERGEEVVITRRGKPVARLVRETVAKDRAAAAAAARRIRERAKTLGAGSFDWETWKAYRDEGRP; the protein is encoded by the coding sequence ATGCGCGAGGTCGGAGCATTCGAAGCCAAGAACACGCTGGGATCCCTGCTCGACCTCGTGGAGCGGGGCGAGGAAGTCGTCATCACACGACGCGGCAAGCCTGTCGCGCGGCTGGTGCGGGAGACCGTCGCCAAGGACCGTGCTGCCGCCGCCGCGGCAGCACGGCGCATCCGCGAGCGCGCCAAGACGCTGGGAGCCGGCTCGTTCGACTGGGAAACGTGGAAGGCCTATCGGGACGAAGGGCGGCCGTGA
- a CDS encoding TerC family protein, with protein MESLFGSSLAIVQIIWIDLLLSGDNAVVIALACRSLPPRQRRLGMLLGAGAAVGLRIIFALIITQLLAVPFLKIVGGLLLFWIAVKLVRSSEETTHEVQAADGLWRAIRTIAIADAAMSLDNVLAIAAVADGNVWLFVFGLLLSIPLIIAGSALVMGIITRFPIFVWAGAALLGWIAGAMIISDPWVVSKAGPDLHALEWAVAAACAAGVAAIAFVLKKRTGEATPTG; from the coding sequence ATGGAAAGCCTGTTTGGAAGTTCGCTCGCCATTGTGCAGATCATCTGGATCGATCTTCTGCTCTCCGGCGACAATGCGGTGGTCATCGCGCTCGCCTGCCGCTCGCTGCCGCCCCGCCAGCGCCGGCTCGGCATGCTGCTCGGCGCCGGCGCGGCGGTCGGCCTGCGCATCATCTTCGCGCTGATCATCACCCAGCTGCTGGCGGTGCCGTTCCTGAAGATCGTCGGCGGCCTCTTGCTGTTCTGGATCGCGGTCAAGCTGGTGCGCAGCAGCGAGGAAACCACGCATGAGGTGCAGGCGGCCGACGGCCTGTGGCGCGCCATCCGCACCATCGCCATCGCCGACGCCGCCATGAGCCTGGACAATGTCCTGGCCATCGCCGCGGTCGCCGACGGCAATGTCTGGCTGTTCGTCTTCGGCCTGCTGCTGTCGATCCCGCTGATCATCGCCGGCTCGGCCCTGGTGATGGGCATCATCACCCGCTTCCCGATCTTCGTGTGGGCCGGCGCGGCGCTGCTCGGCTGGATCGCCGGCGCGATGATCATCAGCGATCCCTGGGTGGTGTCGAAGGCCGGCCCGGACCTGCACGCGCTGGAATGGGCGGTCGCCGCCGCCTGCGCCGCGGGCGTCGCCGCCATCGCGTTCGTGCTGAAGAAGCGGACGGGCGAGGCGACGCCGACCGGGTGA
- a CDS encoding 5'-methylthioadenosine/adenosylhomocysteine nucleosidase gives MSTGQPLADPLGLVAALAQEAAGLIAEMRAEARTELVRAGGRDFHVGQLFGRPCVLTLARIGKVAAATTATALIHRFDVGAILFTGVAGGAGQHVRVGDIVLGETLLQHDLDASPIFPRWEVPLSGLSRFATDPALSERLEQAVAGFLAEDFLRLPETSRARLGLTRPALHKGLIVSGDRFVNGHAAVAQLRADLPDALAIEMEGAAVAQVCHDYGVPCAVIRTISDAADDSAHIDFPVFLSEVASHYSYAIVRRFLTGG, from the coding sequence ATGAGCACCGGACAGCCCCTCGCCGACCCCCTCGGCCTCGTCGCCGCCCTGGCCCAGGAGGCTGCCGGCCTCATCGCCGAAATGCGGGCCGAGGCCCGGACCGAGCTGGTGCGGGCGGGCGGGCGCGACTTCCATGTCGGGCAGCTCTTCGGCCGGCCCTGCGTCCTCACCCTGGCGCGCATCGGCAAGGTGGCGGCGGCGACCACCGCCACCGCGCTGATCCACCGCTTCGACGTCGGCGCGATCCTGTTCACCGGCGTCGCCGGCGGCGCCGGGCAGCATGTCCGGGTCGGCGACATCGTGCTCGGCGAGACGCTGCTGCAGCACGACCTCGACGCCAGCCCGATCTTCCCACGCTGGGAGGTGCCGCTCTCCGGCCTGTCGCGCTTTGCGACCGATCCGGCGCTGAGCGAGCGCCTGGAGCAGGCGGTCGCCGGCTTCCTCGCCGAGGATTTCCTGCGCCTGCCCGAGACCTCGCGCGCCCGCCTCGGGCTGACGCGCCCGGCGCTGCACAAGGGCCTGATCGTCAGCGGCGACCGCTTCGTCAACGGCCATGCCGCCGTGGCGCAGCTGCGCGCCGACCTGCCCGACGCCCTGGCCATCGAGATGGAGGGCGCGGCGGTGGCGCAGGTCTGCCACGACTATGGCGTGCCCTGCGCCGTGATCCGCACCATCTCGGACGCGGCCGACGACAGCGCCCATATCGACTTCCCGGTCTTCCTCAGCGAAGTCGCCAGCCACTATTCCTACGCCATCGTCCGGCGCTTCCTGACCGGCGGCTGA
- a CDS encoding ABC transporter substrate-binding protein, whose amino-acid sequence MTIARPIRRALVLALVAAGLAAAPARAESVSFPARGAQTQRLIIHAATDVAAMTPLIRDFQATRPGIAVDYDDLPDNALFEAMRRACDSGRAPADIVISAAVDHVVKLANDGCARPRAAGPAPRLPAWAQWRDEVFGFAFEPAVIVYNRTLVPPEDVPHDRPHLIELLRAKPQAYDGRIGTTDIERSEAGYLLAFFDAQESSSFGRLLERIGRANEVLSCCTDELLSAIESGKVLIGYNLTGSAAYRRLRAGAPIGIVLPRDYTLMLSRAAMIPVGAPDAEAGQAFLDYLLSERGQAVAAEQSFFFAVDRPPPPGVDAPGLEESSSRYRPIPVGPSLLAALDQARRKRFLADWRAAIDGH is encoded by the coding sequence GTGACGATCGCCCGCCCGATCCGCCGTGCCCTGGTGCTCGCGCTCGTCGCGGCGGGCCTCGCCGCTGCGCCGGCACGGGCGGAGAGTGTCAGCTTCCCGGCGCGCGGGGCGCAGACGCAGCGTCTGATCATCCATGCGGCGACCGATGTCGCGGCGATGACGCCGCTGATCCGCGACTTCCAGGCGACCAGGCCCGGCATCGCCGTCGACTACGACGATCTGCCCGACAACGCGCTGTTCGAGGCCATGCGGCGCGCCTGCGACAGCGGCCGGGCGCCGGCCGACATCGTCATCTCCGCGGCGGTCGACCATGTCGTCAAGCTCGCCAATGACGGCTGCGCCCGGCCGCGGGCCGCCGGCCCGGCTCCGCGGCTGCCGGCCTGGGCGCAATGGCGCGACGAGGTGTTCGGCTTCGCCTTCGAGCCGGCGGTGATCGTCTACAACCGCACGCTGGTGCCGCCTGAGGACGTGCCGCACGACCGGCCCCACCTCATCGAGCTCCTGCGCGCCAAGCCGCAGGCCTATGACGGGCGCATCGGCACCACCGACATCGAGCGCTCGGAGGCGGGCTATCTCCTCGCCTTCTTCGACGCGCAGGAATCGAGCAGCTTCGGCCGCCTGCTGGAGCGCATCGGCCGGGCCAACGAGGTGCTGAGCTGCTGCACGGACGAGCTGCTCTCGGCCATCGAGAGCGGCAAGGTGCTGATCGGCTACAACCTGACCGGCTCGGCCGCCTATCGCCGGCTGCGCGCCGGGGCGCCGATCGGCATCGTGCTGCCGCGCGACTACACGCTGATGCTGAGCCGGGCGGCGATGATCCCGGTCGGGGCGCCGGATGCCGAGGCCGGGCAGGCCTTCCTCGACTATCTCCTGTCGGAGCGGGGCCAGGCGGTGGCGGCGGAGCAATCCTTCTTCTTCGCCGTCGACCGGCCGCCGCCGCCCGGCGTCGACGCGCCGGGCCTGGAGGAGAGCTCGAGCCGCTACCGGCCGATCCCGGTCGGGCCGTCCCTGCTCGCCGCGCTCGACCAGGCCAGGCGCAAGCGCTTCCTCGCCGATTGGCGCGCCGCGATCGACGGGCATTGA
- a CDS encoding response regulator transcription factor — protein MRILLVEDTIDVGEAIVACFERMGHGVDWETDGTTAFELVEVQSYDLIILDVTLPGRDGFDILQRLRALRRDTPVLVVTARSQVDDRVGALDLGADDYLVKPFDFRELEARARALLRRRHGQSVNILACGDIVLDQATRSVKVADRPVDLTRREIAVLEVLMAQPQRVLAKEAILDQVFGFDESVHANAVELYIARLRRKLTGARAEIRTLRGLGYRILARD, from the coding sequence GTGCGGATCCTGCTTGTCGAGGACACGATTGACGTCGGCGAGGCGATCGTCGCCTGCTTCGAGCGCATGGGGCACGGCGTCGACTGGGAGACCGACGGCACCACGGCGTTCGAGCTCGTCGAGGTGCAGTCCTACGACCTGATCATCCTCGACGTGACGCTGCCGGGGCGCGACGGCTTCGACATCCTGCAGCGGCTGAGGGCCCTCCGGCGCGACACGCCGGTGCTGGTCGTCACCGCGCGCTCCCAGGTCGACGACCGCGTCGGCGCCCTCGACCTCGGGGCCGACGACTATCTCGTCAAGCCTTTCGACTTCCGCGAGCTGGAGGCGCGGGCCCGCGCCCTGCTGCGCCGGCGCCACGGCCAGAGCGTCAACATCCTCGCCTGCGGCGACATCGTGCTCGACCAGGCGACGCGCAGCGTCAAGGTGGCGGACCGGCCGGTGGACCTGACGCGGCGCGAGATCGCCGTGCTGGAGGTGCTGATGGCCCAGCCCCAGCGCGTCCTCGCCAAGGAGGCGATCCTCGACCAGGTGTTCGGCTTCGACGAGTCGGTGCACGCCAACGCGGTCGAGCTCTACATCGCCCGGCTCAGGCGCAAGCTCACGGGCGCCAGGGCCGAGATCCGCACCCTGCGCGGCCTCGGCTACCGGATCCTCGCGCGTGACTGA
- a CDS encoding type II toxin-antitoxin system VapC family toxin, which yields MTVVLDSSATLAWAFGDERTPAIEILFDDVVADGALVPTLWHLEVANSLSVAVRRGRITIQVRDEVLADLACLDIVVDAETDLHAWSATLKIADLYRLPLYDAAYLELAQRRRLPLATLDTALREAATRSGVPVVP from the coding sequence GTGACCGTTGTCCTCGACAGTTCCGCCACCCTGGCCTGGGCCTTCGGCGACGAGCGGACTCCCGCGATAGAGATTCTGTTCGACGACGTGGTCGCCGACGGAGCGCTGGTGCCCACCCTCTGGCATCTCGAGGTCGCGAACAGCCTGTCGGTCGCGGTTCGCCGAGGTCGCATCACGATCCAGGTCCGAGACGAAGTCCTTGCCGATCTGGCATGCCTCGATATCGTCGTCGACGCCGAGACCGACTTGCATGCGTGGTCGGCAACCCTGAAGATCGCCGATCTCTATCGACTGCCCCTCTACGATGCGGCCTATCTTGAGCTGGCGCAGCGTCGGAGGCTCCCCCTGGCAACGCTCGACACGGCTCTCAGGGAGGCTGCGACGCGGTCGGGAGTGCCGGTCGTGCCGTGA
- the epsC gene encoding serine O-acetyltransferase EpsC — protein sequence MTIASAGERPAAVAWGGEPDGAAPGWELETIVAELRLSREVTHNIRHRGRIRQTPSREALTGILDGLSAALFPTHYSGEALEAGAIDGFVGRTLDTALAALVDQVRRDLAFTREGEPGEAERGREAQRIVGTFARRLPDIRGLIVSDLRAAFRGDPAATNLPEILLGYPGMAAIIAYRLAHALHGLGASLLARLISDIAHSRTGIDIHPGAEIGASFFIDHGTGVVIGETAVIGERVRLYQAVTLGARHFPADAEGNLIKAAPRHPIVEDDVVIYAGATVLGRITIGRGSTIGGNVWLTRSVPPGSQVTQAQARNDGKAE from the coding sequence ATGACGATTGCGAGCGCGGGCGAGCGGCCGGCCGCCGTGGCGTGGGGCGGGGAGCCGGACGGGGCGGCTCCGGGCTGGGAGCTCGAGACGATCGTCGCCGAGCTGCGCCTGTCGCGCGAGGTGACGCACAATATCCGCCATCGCGGCCGCATCCGGCAGACGCCGTCGCGCGAAGCGCTGACAGGAATCCTCGACGGGCTCTCGGCGGCGCTGTTCCCGACCCATTACAGCGGCGAGGCGCTCGAGGCCGGCGCGATCGACGGCTTCGTCGGCCGCACCCTCGACACGGCGCTGGCGGCGCTGGTCGACCAGGTCCGCCGCGACCTCGCCTTCACCCGCGAGGGCGAGCCGGGCGAGGCGGAGCGCGGGCGCGAGGCGCAGCGCATCGTCGGGACCTTCGCCCGCAGGCTGCCCGACATCCGCGGCCTGATCGTCAGCGACCTCAGGGCCGCCTTCCGCGGCGATCCGGCGGCGACCAACCTGCCGGAGATCCTGCTCGGCTATCCCGGCATGGCCGCGATCATCGCCTATCGCCTGGCCCATGCGCTGCACGGCCTCGGCGCCAGCCTGCTGGCGCGGCTGATCTCCGACATCGCCCACTCCCGGACCGGCATCGACATCCATCCCGGCGCCGAGATCGGGGCATCCTTCTTCATCGACCACGGCACCGGCGTCGTCATCGGCGAGACCGCCGTCATCGGCGAGCGGGTCAGGCTCTACCAGGCGGTGACGCTCGGGGCGCGGCATTTTCCGGCGGATGCCGAGGGCAACCTGATCAAGGCGGCGCCGCGCCACCCGATCGTCGAGGACGACGTGGTGATCTATGCCGGCGCCACCGTGCTCGGGCGCATCACCATCGGCCGCGGCTCGACCATCGGCGGCAATGTCTGGCTGACCCGCAGCGTGCCGCCGGGCAGCCAGGTGACGCAGGCCCAGGCCCGCAACGACGGCAAGGCGGAGTGA
- the osmF gene encoding glycine betaine ABC transporter substrate-binding protein OsmF has translation MVRSFKSWGAALALTLLAGTAQAADAVVVSSKIDTEGNLLGNVIAQVLQSHGIAVTNKIGLGTTPIVRKALIAGEIDIYPDYTGNAGFFFNKADDPLWKNAEKGYEAAKTLDYDANKIVWLTPSPANNTWAIGLVGTVADTNHLKTLSDFGKYVSGGGQVKLAASAEFVNSAAALPAFQTTYGFALKPDQLLVLSGGDTSATIKAAAEQTDGVNAAMVYGTDGGISAAGLVVLDDDKGVQPVYAPAPLIREAVLKAHPEIAELLKPVFAALDLKTLQALNGRIQVNGEAAKDVAADFLKSKGLVK, from the coding sequence ATGGTCCGATCGTTCAAATCCTGGGGTGCGGCGCTGGCGCTGACCCTCCTGGCCGGCACGGCGCAGGCCGCCGATGCCGTGGTGGTGTCCTCGAAGATCGACACCGAGGGCAACCTGCTCGGCAACGTCATCGCCCAGGTGCTGCAGTCGCACGGCATCGCCGTGACCAACAAGATCGGCCTCGGCACCACGCCGATCGTCCGCAAGGCCCTGATCGCGGGCGAGATCGACATCTATCCCGACTATACCGGCAATGCCGGCTTCTTCTTCAACAAGGCGGACGATCCCTTGTGGAAGAACGCCGAGAAGGGCTACGAGGCGGCCAAGACGCTCGACTACGACGCCAACAAGATCGTCTGGCTGACGCCCTCGCCCGCCAACAACACCTGGGCGATCGGGCTGGTCGGCACGGTGGCCGACACCAACCATCTCAAGACGCTCAGCGATTTTGGCAAATACGTCTCGGGCGGCGGCCAGGTGAAGCTCGCCGCCTCGGCCGAGTTCGTCAACAGCGCCGCAGCGCTGCCGGCGTTCCAGACGACCTACGGCTTCGCGCTGAAGCCCGACCAGCTCCTGGTGCTGTCGGGCGGCGATACCTCCGCCACCATCAAGGCGGCGGCCGAGCAGACCGACGGCGTCAACGCCGCCATGGTCTACGGCACGGATGGCGGCATCTCCGCCGCCGGCCTGGTGGTGCTCGACGACGACAAGGGCGTGCAGCCGGTCTATGCGCCGGCGCCGCTGATCCGCGAGGCGGTGCTCAAGGCCCATCCCGAGATCGCCGAGCTCCTGAAGCCGGTCTTCGCAGCCCTGGACCTCAAGACCCTGCAGGCGCTCAACGGCCGCATCCAGGTCAACGGCGAGGCGGCCAAGGACGTGGCGGCCGACTTCCTCAAGTCCAAGGGCTTGGTGAAATAG
- a CDS encoding family 2A encapsulin nanocompartment shell protein, producing the protein MTDEPAVRRTLNEAAARQLANATKTRAQWSGITPRWLVSFLPWTPVEAGIYRLNRVKEAGGEIDAEVECSPRRDQDPDLPETFVDYEEAPREYSLNAVTTVLDVQTRVSDLYSHPYDQIQEQLRLLIEKVKEKQEGELINNAEYGLLSNAAATQRIATRTGAPTPDDLDELITKVWKEPAFFLAHPRAIAAFGRECTRRGVPPPTVTLFGSPFLTWRGLPLVPSDKLRIDDKGLSNILLLRTGEKKQGVVGLFQPGVPGEVQPSLSVRFMGINRKAIASYLISLYCSAAVLSHDALGVLEGVDVGKYHAYPDNYA; encoded by the coding sequence ATGACCGACGAACCTGCCGTCCGCAGGACCTTGAACGAAGCGGCTGCCAGGCAGCTCGCCAACGCCACCAAGACCCGGGCGCAATGGTCGGGCATCACGCCGCGCTGGCTGGTCTCCTTCCTGCCCTGGACGCCTGTCGAGGCGGGCATCTACCGCCTCAACCGCGTCAAGGAGGCGGGCGGCGAGATCGACGCCGAGGTCGAGTGCTCGCCGCGGCGCGACCAGGATCCGGACCTGCCGGAGACCTTCGTCGATTACGAGGAGGCCCCGCGCGAATATTCGCTCAACGCCGTCACCACCGTGCTCGACGTGCAGACCCGCGTCTCCGACCTCTACAGCCACCCCTATGACCAGATCCAGGAGCAGCTCCGGCTGCTGATCGAGAAGGTCAAGGAGAAGCAGGAGGGCGAGCTGATCAACAATGCCGAATACGGGCTCCTGTCCAACGCCGCGGCGACCCAGCGCATCGCCACCCGCACCGGCGCGCCGACGCCCGACGACCTCGACGAGCTGATCACCAAGGTCTGGAAGGAACCCGCCTTCTTCCTCGCCCATCCCCGCGCCATCGCCGCCTTCGGCCGCGAATGCACCCGCCGCGGCGTGCCGCCGCCGACCGTGACGCTGTTCGGCTCGCCCTTCCTCACCTGGCGCGGCCTGCCGCTGGTGCCCAGCGACAAGCTGCGGATCGACGACAAGGGCCTCTCCAACATCCTGCTGCTGCGCACCGGCGAGAAGAAGCAGGGCGTGGTCGGCCTGTTCCAGCCCGGCGTGCCGGGAGAAGTGCAGCCGAGCCTGTCGGTGCGGTTCATGGGCATCAACCGCAAGGCGATCGCCTCCTACCTCATCTCGCTCTATTGCTCGGCCGCCGTGCTGTCGCACGACGCGCTCGGCGTGCTCGAAGGGGTGGATGTCGGCAAGTACCACGCCTATCCCGACAACTATGCCTGA
- a CDS encoding sensor histidine kinase — translation MTEAPLTRPGPTLYWRLTGLIALVLAASGVILALGARDYARTAADDAYDRLLLSAARQISETVRAEAGTATADVPPSALETLSLSGTARIYYKVEGPNGAFVTGYEGLEAPGAGTGHEPQVADGWFRGVPVRMATQARFLSDPDVRGWVVTTVAQTREARDGLAAELLKQALILIAVMSAAALAGVMLAVRWALAPLARIEAALAGREPNDLAPLDVVAPAEIGALVATINRFMARFSGRLAAMETMIADAAHQIRTPLTGLIAQLELLAGETRPERREAQVGRARERAGELGRLTNQLLSRAMVMHRAEAVRFESLDLAVVARQALAEAVPASLGRDLAVAFDAPAAGLMVQGDRLSLAEALKNLIGNAVHHGAPTRLTVRVRRAETEALVEVVDDGPGIPAADWERVTERFTRGTGGRRGSGLGLAIAAEVARSHGGRIGFGHGPDGFVVSFAVPAGERP, via the coding sequence GTGACTGAGGCGCCGCTCACCCGGCCGGGGCCGACGCTCTACTGGCGCCTGACCGGGCTGATCGCCCTGGTGCTCGCCGCAAGCGGCGTGATCCTGGCCCTGGGAGCGCGGGACTATGCTCGCACGGCGGCGGACGACGCCTATGACCGGCTGCTGCTGAGCGCGGCGCGCCAGATCAGCGAGACGGTGCGGGCGGAGGCCGGCACGGCGACCGCCGACGTGCCGCCCTCCGCCCTGGAGACCCTGTCGCTGTCCGGCACCGCCCGCATCTACTACAAGGTGGAAGGCCCGAACGGCGCCTTCGTCACCGGCTACGAAGGGCTGGAGGCGCCGGGCGCCGGGACGGGGCACGAGCCGCAGGTCGCCGACGGCTGGTTTCGCGGCGTGCCCGTGCGGATGGCGACGCAGGCCCGCTTCCTGTCGGATCCCGACGTGCGCGGCTGGGTCGTGACCACGGTGGCGCAGACCCGCGAGGCGCGCGACGGCCTGGCGGCGGAGCTGCTCAAGCAGGCTCTGATCCTGATCGCCGTCATGAGCGCCGCGGCGCTGGCCGGCGTGATGCTGGCGGTGCGCTGGGCGCTGGCCCCGCTCGCCCGGATCGAGGCGGCGCTCGCCGGGCGCGAGCCGAACGACCTTGCCCCGCTCGACGTGGTGGCGCCGGCCGAGATCGGCGCGCTCGTGGCGACGATCAACCGCTTCATGGCGCGGTTCTCCGGCCGCCTCGCCGCCATGGAGACGATGATCGCCGACGCCGCGCACCAGATCCGCACCCCCCTGACCGGGCTGATCGCCCAGCTGGAGCTGCTGGCCGGGGAGACCCGGCCGGAGCGGCGCGAGGCGCAGGTCGGCCGGGCCCGCGAGCGCGCCGGCGAGCTCGGCCGCCTCACCAACCAGCTGCTCAGCCGGGCCATGGTGATGCACCGGGCCGAGGCGGTGCGGTTCGAGAGCCTCGACCTCGCCGTCGTCGCCCGCCAGGCGCTCGCCGAGGCGGTGCCCGCCTCGCTCGGCCGCGACCTCGCCGTCGCCTTCGATGCGCCGGCGGCGGGCCTCATGGTTCAGGGCGATCGCCTCAGCCTTGCGGAGGCGTTGAAGAACCTGATCGGCAACGCCGTGCACCACGGCGCGCCCACACGTCTCACCGTGCGCGTGCGGCGGGCGGAGACGGAGGCCCTGGTCGAGGTGGTGGACGACGGTCCCGGCATCCCCGCCGCCGACTGGGAGCGGGTGACGGAGCGCTTCACCCGCGGCACGGGCGGGCGCCGCGGCTCGGGCCTGGGCCTTGCCATCGCCGCGGAGGTGGCGCGCAGCCATGGCGGTCGCATCGGCTTCGGCCACGGGCCGGACGGCTTCGTCGTCAGCTTCGCCGTGCCTGCCGGAGAGAGGCCGTGA
- a CDS encoding family 2A encapsulin nanocompartment cargo protein cysteine desulfurase, with translation MSSPTPPSPPSWPAPDVIAQLANALFQAGPGEPPGLPLAPTLPASPPSPTVVPASSVVTSVAPLAPAQPPVGPPDLPPVTIPSVVPTPTIPPPTPPAALAGTVPSPVSGSPASPPGLPQPGGSPGVFLPPVPSPFDIGALPQSLRDLLALVPPDHAGRPPAVEPPAAAAPAGLGGTVPGIYFPRDGETLPAANEVLAPPRAPAPDLGGLTPGLRPELVPDLGTSHRPFDAGSVKRDFPILQQQVHGKPLIWLDNAATTQKPQAVIDRLSHFYEYENSNIHRAAHTLAARATDAYESAREKVRRFLNAGSTKDIVFVRGTTEAINLVAQAWGRRNVKAGDEIVITWLEHHANIVPWQMLCAEVGARLRVAPVDDTGQVILEEYEKLLSPRTRIVSITQVSNALGTVVPVREMTAMAKRHGATVLVDGAQSVSHMPTDVQAIGCDFFVFSGHKVFGPTGIGVVYGRPDVLAHMPPWQGGGNMIADVTFEKTVYQGPPERFEAGTGNIADAVGLGAAIDYVEAIGMPVIAAYEHELLVYATETMLAVPGLKLIGTAKEKASVLSFVLDGCRTQDVGVALDREGIAVRAGHHCAQPILRRFGLETTVRPSLAFYNTREDVDALVTALQRIQSGRGYRLG, from the coding sequence ATGTCGTCACCAACGCCGCCTTCCCCGCCGTCCTGGCCCGCCCCCGACGTCATCGCCCAGCTCGCCAACGCCCTGTTCCAGGCCGGGCCGGGGGAGCCGCCCGGCCTGCCGCTGGCCCCGACCCTGCCGGCCTCGCCGCCGAGCCCGACGGTCGTCCCCGCGTCCTCCGTCGTCACCTCCGTGGCGCCGCTCGCTCCGGCGCAGCCCCCGGTCGGCCCGCCCGACCTGCCGCCGGTGACCATTCCCTCCGTGGTGCCGACGCCGACCATCCCGCCACCGACGCCGCCGGCGGCGCTCGCCGGCACGGTGCCCTCGCCCGTCTCCGGCTCGCCGGCCTCGCCGCCTGGCCTGCCCCAGCCCGGCGGCTCGCCCGGCGTGTTCCTGCCGCCGGTGCCCTCGCCCTTCGACATCGGCGCCCTGCCGCAATCCCTGCGCGATCTCCTCGCCCTGGTGCCGCCGGATCATGCCGGGCGGCCGCCGGCCGTCGAACCGCCGGCGGCAGCCGCGCCGGCCGGTCTCGGCGGGACGGTGCCCGGCATCTATTTTCCGCGCGACGGTGAGACGCTGCCCGCGGCGAACGAGGTGCTGGCGCCGCCGCGGGCGCCTGCCCCCGATCTCGGCGGCCTGACGCCGGGCCTGCGCCCCGAGCTCGTGCCCGACCTCGGCACGTCGCACCGACCCTTCGACGCCGGCTCGGTCAAGCGCGACTTCCCGATCCTGCAGCAGCAGGTGCACGGCAAGCCGCTGATCTGGCTCGACAATGCCGCGACCACCCAGAAGCCGCAGGCGGTGATCGACCGGCTGTCTCATTTCTACGAATATGAGAATTCCAACATCCACCGCGCCGCCCACACCCTGGCCGCCCGCGCCACGGATGCCTATGAATCCGCACGCGAAAAGGTCCGCCGCTTCCTCAATGCCGGCTCGACCAAGGACATCGTCTTCGTCCGCGGCACCACGGAGGCGATCAACCTGGTGGCGCAGGCCTGGGGCCGGCGCAACGTCAAGGCCGGCGACGAGATCGTCATCACCTGGCTGGAGCACCACGCCAACATCGTGCCCTGGCAGATGCTCTGCGCCGAGGTGGGCGCGCGCCTGCGCGTCGCGCCGGTGGACGACACCGGCCAGGTGATCCTGGAAGAGTACGAGAAGCTGCTGTCGCCGAGGACCCGCATCGTCTCGATCACGCAGGTCTCCAACGCGCTCGGCACCGTCGTGCCGGTGCGCGAGATGACGGCCATGGCCAAGCGCCACGGCGCCACGGTGCTGGTCGACGGCGCCCAGTCGGTGTCGCACATGCCCACCGACGTCCAGGCGATCGGCTGCGACTTCTTCGTCTTCTCCGGCCACAAGGTGTTCGGCCCCACCGGCATCGGCGTCGTCTACGGCCGGCCGGACGTGCTGGCGCACATGCCGCCCTGGCAGGGCGGCGGCAACATGATCGCCGACGTCACCTTCGAGAAGACCGTCTACCAGGGCCCGCCGGAGCGCTTCGAGGCTGGCACAGGCAATATCGCCGACGCCGTCGGCCTCGGCGCCGCCATCGACTATGTCGAGGCGATCGGCATGCCCGTCATCGCCGCCTACGAGCACGAGCTCCTCGTCTACGCCACGGAGACGATGCTGGCGGTGCCGGGCCTGAAGCTGATCGGCACGGCGAAGGAGAAGGCGAGCGTGCTCTCCTTCGTGCTCGACGGCTGCCGCACCCAGGATGTCGGCGTGGCGCTGGACCGCGAAGGCATCGCCGTGCGCGCCGGCCATCATTGTGCCCAGCCGATCTTGCGCCGCTTCGGGCTGGAAACTACGGTGCGTCCCTCCCTCGCCTTCTACAACACCCGCGAGGATGTCGATGCGCTGGTGACGGCGCTGCAGCGCATCCAGAGCGGCCGCGGATATCGCCTCGGATGA